One Paroedura picta isolate Pp20150507F chromosome 3, Ppicta_v3.0, whole genome shotgun sequence genomic window carries:
- the LOC143831532 gene encoding killer cell lectin-like receptor subfamily F member 1 isoform X4 has translation MRLRYTDKLQTAQNHDRDINRLLCPPWVGCDHAGHFRFCNEDILRASNATLYEGGNRTRGLPECSLPFEDIVTHLKHSLCESPTENTECKLCPIEWKSEKRKCYWFSKETKNWIEAHDFCSRKNAHLIVFQDKEELNFIRNISQGHYRIWIGLKFTPEWKNWTWIDGSPLNQTLFQESPPKDRHGCGVLKDKQVLSEMCTDQFKWICEKDAVLIERTALRRGLL, from the exons ATGCGGTTAAG GTATACAGACAAACTCCAGACGGCACAAAATCACGATAGGGATATTAACCGCTTGCTGTGTCCTCCTTGGGTCGGGTGTGATCATGCTGGGCATTTTCG CTTTTGCAACGAAGACATTTTAAGAGCCTCAAATGCCACTCTGTATGAAGGAGGAAACCGGACACGCGGCCTgccagagtgttctctcccttttGAGGATATCGTCACTCACCTGAAGCACAGTTTGTGTGAGTCACCAACAG AGAATACCGAGTGTAAACTCTGTCCCATCGAATGGAAATCAGAAAAGAGAAAGTGCTATTGGTTTTCCAAAGAGACTAAGAACTGGATTGAGGCCCATGACTTCTGTTCTAGGAAGAACGCCCACCTGATTGTGTTCCAGGACAAGGAAGAACTG aactTCATCCGGAACATCAGCCAAGGCCACTATCGTATTTGGATTGGACTTAAATTTACACCTGAGTGGAAGAACTGGACCTGGATAGATGGCTCACCATTAAATCAAACCTT GTTTCAAGAATCGCCCCCAAAGGACAGACACGGATGCGGGGTTCTTAAAGACAAACAAGTTCTTTCAGAAATGTGCACTGACCAGTTTAAATGGATTTGTGAGAAGGACGCTGTTCTGATTGAACGTACAGCATTGAGAAGAGGCTTGCTTTAA
- the LOC143831532 gene encoding killer cell lectin-like receptor subfamily F member 1 isoform X2 yields the protein MLSRADHCIQTNSRRHKITIGILTACCVLLGSGVIMLGIFVFQCSFCNEDILRASNATLYEGGNRTRGLPECSLPFEDIVTHLKHSLCESPTENTECKLCPIEWKSEKRKCYWFSKETKNWIEAHDFCSRKNAHLIVFQDKEELNFIRNISQGHYRIWIGLKFTPEWKNWTWIDGSPLNQTLFQESPPKDRHGCGVLKDKQVLSEMCTDQFKWICEKDAVLIERTALRRGLL from the exons atgctaagcagggctgaccatt GTATACAGACAAACTCCAGACGGCACAAAATCACGATAGGGATATTAACCGCTTGCTGTGTCCTCCTTGGGTCGGGTGTGATCATGCTGGGCATTTTCG TTTTTCAGTGTAGCTTTTGCAACGAAGACATTTTAAGAGCCTCAAATGCCACTCTGTATGAAGGAGGAAACCGGACACGCGGCCTgccagagtgttctctcccttttGAGGATATCGTCACTCACCTGAAGCACAGTTTGTGTGAGTCACCAACAG AGAATACCGAGTGTAAACTCTGTCCCATCGAATGGAAATCAGAAAAGAGAAAGTGCTATTGGTTTTCCAAAGAGACTAAGAACTGGATTGAGGCCCATGACTTCTGTTCTAGGAAGAACGCCCACCTGATTGTGTTCCAGGACAAGGAAGAACTG aactTCATCCGGAACATCAGCCAAGGCCACTATCGTATTTGGATTGGACTTAAATTTACACCTGAGTGGAAGAACTGGACCTGGATAGATGGCTCACCATTAAATCAAACCTT GTTTCAAGAATCGCCCCCAAAGGACAGACACGGATGCGGGGTTCTTAAAGACAAACAAGTTCTTTCAGAAATGTGCACTGACCAGTTTAAATGGATTTGTGAGAAGGACGCTGTTCTGATTGAACGTACAGCATTGAGAAGAGGCTTGCTTTAA
- the LOC143831532 gene encoding killer cell lectin-like receptor subfamily F member 1 isoform X5, giving the protein MLSRADHCIQTNSRRHKITIGILTACCVLLGSGVIMLGIFGGNRTRGLPECSLPFEDIVTHLKHSLCESPTENTECKLCPIEWKSEKRKCYWFSKETKNWIEAHDFCSRKNAHLIVFQDKEELNFIRNISQGHYRIWIGLKFTPEWKNWTWIDGSPLNQTLFQESPPKDRHGCGVLKDKQVLSEMCTDQFKWICEKDAVLIERTALRRGLL; this is encoded by the exons atgctaagcagggctgaccatt GTATACAGACAAACTCCAGACGGCACAAAATCACGATAGGGATATTAACCGCTTGCTGTGTCCTCCTTGGGTCGGGTGTGATCATGCTGGGCATTTTCG GAGGAAACCGGACACGCGGCCTgccagagtgttctctcccttttGAGGATATCGTCACTCACCTGAAGCACAGTTTGTGTGAGTCACCAACAG AGAATACCGAGTGTAAACTCTGTCCCATCGAATGGAAATCAGAAAAGAGAAAGTGCTATTGGTTTTCCAAAGAGACTAAGAACTGGATTGAGGCCCATGACTTCTGTTCTAGGAAGAACGCCCACCTGATTGTGTTCCAGGACAAGGAAGAACTG aactTCATCCGGAACATCAGCCAAGGCCACTATCGTATTTGGATTGGACTTAAATTTACACCTGAGTGGAAGAACTGGACCTGGATAGATGGCTCACCATTAAATCAAACCTT GTTTCAAGAATCGCCCCCAAAGGACAGACACGGATGCGGGGTTCTTAAAGACAAACAAGTTCTTTCAGAAATGTGCACTGACCAGTTTAAATGGATTTGTGAGAAGGACGCTGTTCTGATTGAACGTACAGCATTGAGAAGAGGCTTGCTTTAA
- the LOC143831532 gene encoding killer cell lectin-like receptor subfamily F member 1 isoform X3 translates to MEEACYTNFCPRKDRQKHNAMFQWRGIQTNSRRHKITIGILTACCVLLGSGVIMLGIFGGNRTRGLPECSLPFEDIVTHLKHSLCESPTENTECKLCPIEWKSEKRKCYWFSKETKNWIEAHDFCSRKNAHLIVFQDKEELNFIRNISQGHYRIWIGLKFTPEWKNWTWIDGSPLNQTLFQESPPKDRHGCGVLKDKQVLSEMCTDQFKWICEKDAVLIERTALRRGLL, encoded by the exons ATGGAAGAGGCCTGTTACACAAACTTTTGCCCAAGGAAAGACCGACAGAAACACAACGCGATGTTCCAGTGGCGAG GTATACAGACAAACTCCAGACGGCACAAAATCACGATAGGGATATTAACCGCTTGCTGTGTCCTCCTTGGGTCGGGTGTGATCATGCTGGGCATTTTCG GAGGAAACCGGACACGCGGCCTgccagagtgttctctcccttttGAGGATATCGTCACTCACCTGAAGCACAGTTTGTGTGAGTCACCAACAG AGAATACCGAGTGTAAACTCTGTCCCATCGAATGGAAATCAGAAAAGAGAAAGTGCTATTGGTTTTCCAAAGAGACTAAGAACTGGATTGAGGCCCATGACTTCTGTTCTAGGAAGAACGCCCACCTGATTGTGTTCCAGGACAAGGAAGAACTG aactTCATCCGGAACATCAGCCAAGGCCACTATCGTATTTGGATTGGACTTAAATTTACACCTGAGTGGAAGAACTGGACCTGGATAGATGGCTCACCATTAAATCAAACCTT GTTTCAAGAATCGCCCCCAAAGGACAGACACGGATGCGGGGTTCTTAAAGACAAACAAGTTCTTTCAGAAATGTGCACTGACCAGTTTAAATGGATTTGTGAGAAGGACGCTGTTCTGATTGAACGTACAGCATTGAGAAGAGGCTTGCTTTAA
- the LOC143831532 gene encoding killer cell lectin-like receptor subfamily F member 1 isoform X1: MEEACYTNFCPRKDRQKHNAMFQWRGIQTNSRRHKITIGILTACCVLLGSGVIMLGIFVFQCSFCNEDILRASNATLYEGGNRTRGLPECSLPFEDIVTHLKHSLCESPTENTECKLCPIEWKSEKRKCYWFSKETKNWIEAHDFCSRKNAHLIVFQDKEELNFIRNISQGHYRIWIGLKFTPEWKNWTWIDGSPLNQTLFQESPPKDRHGCGVLKDKQVLSEMCTDQFKWICEKDAVLIERTALRRGLL, encoded by the exons ATGGAAGAGGCCTGTTACACAAACTTTTGCCCAAGGAAAGACCGACAGAAACACAACGCGATGTTCCAGTGGCGAG GTATACAGACAAACTCCAGACGGCACAAAATCACGATAGGGATATTAACCGCTTGCTGTGTCCTCCTTGGGTCGGGTGTGATCATGCTGGGCATTTTCG TTTTTCAGTGTAGCTTTTGCAACGAAGACATTTTAAGAGCCTCAAATGCCACTCTGTATGAAGGAGGAAACCGGACACGCGGCCTgccagagtgttctctcccttttGAGGATATCGTCACTCACCTGAAGCACAGTTTGTGTGAGTCACCAACAG AGAATACCGAGTGTAAACTCTGTCCCATCGAATGGAAATCAGAAAAGAGAAAGTGCTATTGGTTTTCCAAAGAGACTAAGAACTGGATTGAGGCCCATGACTTCTGTTCTAGGAAGAACGCCCACCTGATTGTGTTCCAGGACAAGGAAGAACTG aactTCATCCGGAACATCAGCCAAGGCCACTATCGTATTTGGATTGGACTTAAATTTACACCTGAGTGGAAGAACTGGACCTGGATAGATGGCTCACCATTAAATCAAACCTT GTTTCAAGAATCGCCCCCAAAGGACAGACACGGATGCGGGGTTCTTAAAGACAAACAAGTTCTTTCAGAAATGTGCACTGACCAGTTTAAATGGATTTGTGAGAAGGACGCTGTTCTGATTGAACGTACAGCATTGAGAAGAGGCTTGCTTTAA